One stretch of Maylandia zebra isolate NMK-2024a linkage group LG13, Mzebra_GT3a, whole genome shotgun sequence DNA includes these proteins:
- the LOC143421804 gene encoding desmoplakin-like, producing MQYAPFSSCFFLLVDINNCSCKNLIALPMSHLQMATTENKITLEVIKHVRQDKREIIHSQSLQQDSTTNSMLDSSPYQTPAFLKKDVQSVTYKSHVNTDFQSSVTAQGYMALLGLKDKQLHETNVSKTKMYQSASESSITDRNGQQSVTYSTPQKLPDLKGGVSIQNIVKFRPSDEEYIGKPAAIAGIYVESSKKKISFLEAAEKGFLAKTYALEFLEAQAATGSLTDLATGQTHSAAEALERGIIDPSLKDRLMEAEKAISGYIFKGKKLSVFQAMEERILDRYKAKKILEVQVATGGLINPATGVRVTAHIAVDQGLLNKETLQSLYDPVSNPKGYHNPDTGQKAYYSDILKACLYDISGGVFLFPFGQRHLTSTSPASSHRVSVVNSNCGTEMSAYEAFKGKHIDKKTYLFLSQQESEWQEKSTADPSGTPLHVITDVKGGRQLCLESALSQRFLESSELESYRRGLLSITEIADMIFSRMVVVEDVNSPIAGLWDVTQKKRLSVFQGFQQGFTDRATALRLLEAQACTGGICDPSCGERVTLTEALKRGLLDEALSQQLLQFDQALNGFIHPKTAKTLSVSQAVQENLLPKDAGFRCIEFQLLTGGLIKPDTHDRISLEEVVQSGLVDKVTATVLKDEKFHTKSLTCPRTKRRITFKEALERSVYDCHTGLRLLEATKSHGFGPKSTFHYVWAYK from the coding sequence atgcagtaTGCTCCTTtcagtagttgtttttttctgttagttGATATTAATAATTGTAGCTGTAAAAACTTAATAGCTCTTCCAATGTCACATCTACAGATGGCAACAACGGAGAACAAAATCACCCTTGAAGTGATTAAACATGTCAGACAAGATAAGAGGGAGATCATTCACAGTCAAAGCCTTCAGCAGGATTCAACAACAAACTCAATGTTGGATAGCTCCCCTTATCAAACTCCCGCTTTTCTCAAGAAAGATGTGCAAAGTGTGACTTACAAGAGCCACGTTAACACTGATTTCCAAAGCTCTGTGACAGCACAGGGATACATGGCTCTGTTGGGACTTAAAGACAAACAGCTGCACGAAACTAATGTCAGCAAGACAAAAATGTACCAAAGCGCATCAGAGAGTAGTATAACAGACCGCAATGGACAGCAGAGCGTGACATATTCAACTCCCCAAAAGCTCCCAGACCTCAAAGGGGGTGTAAGCATTCAAAATATTGTCAAATTTAGGCCCTCGGATGAAGAGTACATCGGCAAACCGGCTGCTATTGCTGGAATTTATGTGGAGTCGAGCAAGAAAAAGATATCCTTCCTGGAAGCTGCTGAGAAGGGCTTCCTAGCAAAGACATATGCCCTTGAGTTTCTCGAGGCTCAGGCTGCAACAGGAAGCCTTACAGATCTGGCTACCGGACAAACGCATTCAGCTGCCGAGGCATTGGAGAGGGGGATTATAGATCCGAGCCTGAAAGACAGACTGATGGAGGCTGAGAAAGCTATTAGTGGCTACATCTTTAAAGGCAAAAAGCTGTCTGTGTTTCAGGCCATGGAGGAAAGGATTCTCGATAGATACAAAGCCAAAAAGATCCTCGAGGTCCAGGTTGCTACTGGAGGACTGATAAACCCAGCAACTGGGGTCAGGGTAACAGCTCACATTGCTGTAGATCAGGGTCTTTTGAACAAGGAGACTCTACAGAGTCTCTATGATCCAGTCAGTAACCCCAAAGGTTATCACAACCCTGACACTGGACAGAAAGCATACTACTCTGACATACTGAAGGCATGCTTGTACGACATCAGTGGTGGAGTGTTTCTCTTTCCGTTTGGTCAGAGGCACCTAACAAGCACATCTCCTGCCAGCTCTCATAGGGTGTCAGTTGTCAACAGCAACTGTGGCACTGAGATGTCAGCCTATGAAGCATTCAAGGGGAAACACATTGACAAGAAGACATATCTGTTTCTGTCACAGCAGGAGAGTGAATGGCAGGAGAAGTCCACAGCTGACCCCAGTGGAACCCCACTTCACGTCATTACTGATGTCAAAGGTGGCCGACAGCTTTGCCTTGAGTCGGCTCTAAGTCAGAGATTCCTGGAATCGTCTGAGCTTGAGAGCTATCGCAGAGGTCTTCTTAGTATCACTGAGATCGCAGACATGATATTTTCAAGAATGGTTGTTGTGGAAGATGTTAACAGCCCCATTGCTGGACTTTGGGATGTCACTCAGAAGAAAAGGCTTTCggtttttcagggttttcaaCAGGGCTTTACTGACAGAGCTACTGCTTTGCGGCTGTTAGAGGCCCAGGCCTGCACTGGAGGTATTTGTGACCCGTCATGTGGAGAGAGAGTTACCCTCACCGAGGCTCTCAAAAGAGGTCTTTTGGATGAAGCACTGAGTCAGCAGCTTCTGCAGTTTGACCAAGCACTTAATGGCTTCATTCATCCCAAGACTGCAAAGACTTTGTCTGTTTCCCAGGCTGTTCAGGAAAATCTCCTCCCAAAAGACGCCGGTTTCCGCTGTATTGAATTCCAGCTCCTGACTGGAGGATTGATAAAACCTGACACCCACGACAGAATCTCACTTGAAGAAGTCGTTCAGAGCGGACTCGTTGATAAAGTTACCGCCACTGTACTCAAAGACGAGAAGTTCCACACCAAAAGCCTCACCTGTCCAAGGACCAAGAGAAGAATTACATTCAAAGAGGCTCTGGAGAGAAGCGTGTACGACTGCCACACCGGGTTAAGGTTACTGGAAGCTACGAAATCCCACGGTTTTGGACCAAAGTCAACATTTCATTATGTTTgggcatataaataa